In Pyrus communis chromosome 8, drPyrComm1.1, whole genome shotgun sequence, one genomic interval encodes:
- the LOC137743555 gene encoding uncharacterized protein produces the protein MERDRSAISERENENLASASASASASASASASASASGSKLRADAKPYIRGSNIGFSSEVPLPATLCTLPVCDGARMPAPVFVPFPDSPIEEVAPGGHTPVLLPPDENSARAFVKNFISVQLSKVSEEVDESLVDYVNAFDPSKVAAQVEAVLFERWGFFDLSKPVSRNYSVVLSRLSNDGIKDFRRRILLGEISPQTLFNMSLDELWQKYLPPNRMGAMVWEF, from the exons ATGGAGCGTGATCGATCTGCAAtctcagagagagagaatgagaatcTGGCGTCGGCGTCGGCGTCAGCGTCGGCGTCGGCGTCAGCGTCGGCGTCAGCGTCAGCTTCAGGGTCAAAGTTAAGGGCAGACGCGAAACCATACATACGGGGGTCGAACATCGGGTTTTCGTCGGAGGTACCTCTTCCTGCGACTCTGTGCACTTTACCGGTTTGTGACGGTGCGAGGATGCCAGCACCGGTGTTCGTACCCTTTCCGGATTCTCCTATAGAAGAAGTAGCTCCTGGAGGACATACGCCAGTGCTTCTCCCCCCAG ATGAAAACTCAGCGCGGGCTTTTGTAAAGAATTTCATTTCGGTCCAATTGTCCAAGGTATCTGAGGAAGTTGATGAAAGTTTAGTTGATTATGTCAATGCATTTGACCCTTCTAAAGTTGCTGCTCAAGTGGAGGCTGTGCTATTTGAACGgtggggtttctttgatttgtcGAAACCAGTGAGTAGAAACTATTCGGTGGTTTTAAGTCGCCTGAGCAACGATGGTATCAAAGATTTCCGCAGACGCATTCTTCTTGGAGAGATCTCGCCACAGACATTGTTCAACATGTCCTTAGATGAACTGTGGCAGAAGTACCTGCCCCCAAACAGAATGGGCGCAATGGTTTGGGAGTTTTGA
- the LOC137742596 gene encoding uncharacterized protein isoform X2, with the protein MGKRGAASRKEEMAQAQPHTLKPKATNASSETEEPQSEGPNPAPERVEQHPENASPKTNSNLRMQEKSAKPSHSRKRVKQYNAVVRRSLRIRNSVTPVENGDIEPVYETVSESETEDEQPLLEEPPVNGTNLEEGQTSGEKSMEEKMDYLLQLLEKMNSKENKRSSGFSESPEKRYKSLYIDSQKKIEALTNENHELTSKLEVVHAKLEGFEKGTNAFSEVMEKMKDVILVSTLSKATETFMNFSSQAARDALSPQDSAQDRKFASKNKRKKQS; encoded by the exons ATGGGGAAGAGAGGAGCTGCTTCAAGGAAAGAAGAAATGGCGCAGGCTCAGCCTCACACG TTAAAGCCTAAGGCAACAAATGCATCATCTGAAACTGAGGAACCGCAATCTGAGGGACCAAATCCTGCTCCTGAGAGAGTGGAACAGCACCCCGAAAACGCTAGCCCGAAAACTAACTCAAACCTTAGGATGCAAGAAAAATCTGCCAAACCATCACATTCAAGAAAGAGAGTCAAGCAGTACAATGCCGTTGTTAGGCGTTCTCTGCGCATTCGTAACAGTGTTACGCCTGTTGAAAATGGGGACATAGAGCCTGTGTACGAAACTGTTAGTGAGAGTGAGACGGAAGATGAGCAGCCTCTTTTGGAGGAACCCCCTGTGAATGGGACAAACTTGGAGGAAGGACAGACCTCGGGCGAGAAAAGCATGGAAGAAAAAATGGACTATCTTCTACAACTCTTGGAAAAAATGAACTCAAAG GAAAATAAGAGAAGCTCTGGATTTTCTGAAAGCCCAGAGAAGAGATACAAAAGCTTGTACATCGACTCTCAGAAGAAG ATTGAAGCCTTGACAAATGAGAACCATGAGCTTACTTCGAAGTTGGAAGTTGTTCATGCCAAACTTGAAGGG TTTGAGAAAGGGACTAATGCATTTTCTGAAGTGATGGAGAAAATGAAGGACGtgattttggtttcaactttATCGAAAGCTACCGAAACATTTATGAATTTCTCATCTCAAGCAGCACGTGATGCACTTTCTCCTCAGGATTCTGCTCAAGATCGCAAGTTTGCATCTAAGAACAAGAGAAAGAAGCAGTCTTAA
- the LOC137742596 gene encoding uncharacterized protein isoform X1, producing the protein MGKRGAASRKEEMAQAQPHTLKPKATNASSETEEPQSEGPNPAPERVEQHPENASPKTNSNLRMQEKSAKPSHSRKRVKQYNAVVRRSLRIRNSVTPVENGDIEPVYETVSESETEDEQPLLEEPPVNGTNLEEGQTSGEKSMEEKMDYLLQLLEKMNSKENKRSSGFSESPEKRYKSLYIDSQKKVISVCRHELSILLSRNMTFRPRVQIEALTNENHELTSKLEVVHAKLEGFEKGTNAFSEVMEKMKDVILVSTLSKATETFMNFSSQAARDALSPQDSAQDRKFASKNKRKKQS; encoded by the exons ATGGGGAAGAGAGGAGCTGCTTCAAGGAAAGAAGAAATGGCGCAGGCTCAGCCTCACACG TTAAAGCCTAAGGCAACAAATGCATCATCTGAAACTGAGGAACCGCAATCTGAGGGACCAAATCCTGCTCCTGAGAGAGTGGAACAGCACCCCGAAAACGCTAGCCCGAAAACTAACTCAAACCTTAGGATGCAAGAAAAATCTGCCAAACCATCACATTCAAGAAAGAGAGTCAAGCAGTACAATGCCGTTGTTAGGCGTTCTCTGCGCATTCGTAACAGTGTTACGCCTGTTGAAAATGGGGACATAGAGCCTGTGTACGAAACTGTTAGTGAGAGTGAGACGGAAGATGAGCAGCCTCTTTTGGAGGAACCCCCTGTGAATGGGACAAACTTGGAGGAAGGACAGACCTCGGGCGAGAAAAGCATGGAAGAAAAAATGGACTATCTTCTACAACTCTTGGAAAAAATGAACTCAAAG GAAAATAAGAGAAGCTCTGGATTTTCTGAAAGCCCAGAGAAGAGATACAAAAGCTTGTACATCGACTCTCAGAAGAAGGTTATTTCCGTTTGTCGTCATGAACTATCTATCTTATTGTCTAGAAATATGACATTTCGCCCTCGTGTGCAGATTGAAGCCTTGACAAATGAGAACCATGAGCTTACTTCGAAGTTGGAAGTTGTTCATGCCAAACTTGAAGGG TTTGAGAAAGGGACTAATGCATTTTCTGAAGTGATGGAGAAAATGAAGGACGtgattttggtttcaactttATCGAAAGCTACCGAAACATTTATGAATTTCTCATCTCAAGCAGCACGTGATGCACTTTCTCCTCAGGATTCTGCTCAAGATCGCAAGTTTGCATCTAAGAACAAGAGAAAGAAGCAGTCTTAA
- the LOC137742595 gene encoding uncharacterized protein gives MAASVDTPSPAHLSKQSLVASSSPVFSPSSDKRFWSSLRSRIDALLDDRNSKIPIAQNPPNAEPSLPIQTENNGGETKPARARKEDSLLLMRGFDSIAYTLSQLSNTLDNALQGANDLAKPPTLTEIFHSHLSNSEAKSKEKESEEQQGAEDSHVGLKRKFNDSHCSEEQGDESKKENEHEGPKDGKLKKAKNLAISMATKAASFARELKSIRSDLCFMQERCALLEEENRRLRDGMNKGLRPEEDDLVRLQLEALLYEKSRLANENSNLVRENQCLHQLVEYHQLTSQDLSASYEQVVQGLCLDFSSPPRPTADEATGEDGDAAADNEVSQTPRSNLFGFSASLDDECSRGDH, from the exons aTGGCAGCTTCAGTGGACACGCCATCCCCTGCCCACCTCAGCAAGCAGTCACTCgtggcttcttcttctccggTTTTCAGCCCCTCCTCCGACAAGCGCTTCTGGAGCTCTCTCCGCAGCCGGATCGATGCGCTTCTCGACGATCGAAACTCCAAAATCCCAATTGCTCAGAACCCACCAAATGCCGAACCGTCTCTGCCAATTCAAACG gaaaATAATGGCGGAGAAACAAAACCTGCGAGAGCGAGGAAGGAGGACTCGTTGCTTTTGATGAGAGGGTTCGATTCCATAGCTTACACTTTGTCTCAGCTCTCCAACACTCTGGATAATGCTCTTCAG GGAGCCAACGATCTAGCTAAGCCACCCACGTTGACAGAGATATTCCATAGCCATCTGAGCAACTCGGAGGCGAAGAGTAAAGAGAAGGAATCGGAAGAACAGCAGGGTGCAGAAGATTCCCATGTAGGATTGAAGAGGAAATTCAACGATAGTCATTGCTCAGAGGAACAAGGAGATGAAtccaagaaagaaaatgagCACGAAGGCCCGAAAGACGGGAAGCTGAAGAAAGCCAAAAAT CTTGCAATTTCAATGGCAACAAAAGCAGCTTCGTTTGCCCGGGAACTCAAGTCGATAAGATCGGATTTATGCTTTATGCAAGAACGCTGTGCTCTGCTGGAGGAGGAGAATCGGAGGCTCCGAGACGGGATGAATAAAGGGTTGAGGCCTGAGGAAGATGATCTGGTGAGGCTTCAGTTGGAGGCACTGCTATATGAGAAGTCAAGACTAGCAAATGAAAATTCAAACCTGGTTAGGGAAAATCAATGCCTCCACCAGCTTGTGGAGTATCACCAGCTTACCTCCCAGGATCTCTCTGCTTCATATGAACAAGTTGTACAAGGGTTGTGCCTAGACTTCTCGTCTCCTCCACGACCGACAGCAGACGAGGCAACTGGTGAAGATGGTGATGCTGCTGCTGATAATGAAGTTTCTCAGACACCAAGAAGTAATCTTTTTGGCTTCTCTGCCTCGCTTGATGATGAGTGTTCTCGTGGGGATCATTAG
- the LOC137741679 gene encoding chloroplast stem-loop binding protein of 41 kDa a, chloroplastic gives MATLASSFSSVLFSSTPSNLSPPSLSPLTRLSFSSSSHFSTLPSLSASHSFLTHPATSRRSNHCSFSIQASAEEKKKVLIVNTNSGGHAVIGFYFAKELLGSGYDVTVLTVGEESSDKMKKPPFTRFSEIVSAGGKTVWGEPAAIGTIFEGAAFDVVLDNNGKDLDTVRPVADWAKSSGAKQFLFISSAGIYKPTEEPPHVEGDAVKADASHVAVEKYIAEIFGSWAIFRPQYMLGSGNNKDCEEWFFDRIVRDRPVPIPGSGMQLTNISHVRDLSSMLTLAVENPDAASGNIFNIVSERAVTLDGLAKLCAQAAGRPANIVHYDPKAAGVDAKKAFPFRNMHFYAEPRAAKEILGWKSTTNLAEDLKERFEEYLKIGRDKKAIKFELDDKILESLKVPVAV, from the exons ATGGCCACTCTTGCTTCATCCTTCTCCTCTGTGCTCTTCTCCTCCACACCCTCCAACCTCTCTCCGCCGTCTCTCTCCCCTCTCACCCGcctctctttctcctcctcctcccactTCTCCACTCTCCCCTCCCTCTCAGCTTCTCACTCTTTCCTCACTCACCCTGCAACTTCCAGGCGCTCCAACCATTGTTCCTTCAGCATCCAGGCCAGTGCGGAGGAGAAGAAAAAGGTCTTGATAGTCAACACCAACAGCGGTGGCCATGCGGTCATCGGATTCTACTTCGCCAAAGAGCTTCTGGGTTCCGGCTACGATGTCACAGTCTTGACAGTTGGTGAAGAAAGCTCGGACAAGATGAAGAAGCCCCCATTTACCAGATTCTCA GAAATTGTAAGTGCTGGAGGGAAGACAGTGTGGGGAGAACCTGCAGCAATTGGGACGATTTTCGAAGGAGCGGCATTTGATGTTGTGTTGGATAACAATGGCAAAGATTTGGACACTGTGAG GCCTGTGGCAGATTGGGCGAAGAGCTCCGGTGCGAAGCAATTCCTGTTCATCAGCAGTGCTGGAATTTATAAACCAACTGAGGAGCCTCCTCATGTTGAAGGC GATGCTGTTAAAGCAGATGCTAGTCATGTTGCAGTAGAGAAGTACATTGCCGAGATATTTGGTAGCTGGGCAATTTTCCGTCCCCAGTACATGTTAGGCTCCGGCAACAACAAAGATTGTGAGGAGTGGTTCTTCGACC GAATTGTGAGGGACAGACCAGTTCCAATCCCTGGTTCCGGAATGCAACTTACTAACATCTCCCACGTTCGAGACTTGTCCTCCATGCTCACTCTAGCCGTTGAGAACCCGGATGCTGCATCTGGTAACATCTTCAACATTGTAAGTGAGCGTGCTGTGACTCTCGACGGATTGGCAAAACTTTGTGCTCAAGCTGCCGGACGCCCTGCTAACATAGTCCATTATGATCCAAAAGCTGCTGGAGTTGATGCAAAGAAAGCTTTCCCATTCCGTAACATG CATTTCTATGCTGAACCAAGAGCTGCCAAGGAGATTTTGGGATGGAAGTCCACCACAAACCTCGCTGAGGACTTGAAGGAGCGATTTGAAGAGTACTTGAAGATTGGGAGAGACAAGAAAGCCATCAAATTTGAGTTAGATGACAAGATACTCGAGTCACTTAAAGTTCCAGTAGCAGTGTGA
- the LOC137741678 gene encoding RAN GTPase-activating protein 1: MDSATQTFHQRTVSIKLWPPTQSTRILLVERMTKNLITPSIFSRKYGLLSKEEAEEDAKQIENIAFAAGDQHFEKEPYGDGSSAVQIYAKESSRLMLEVLKRGPKVKEDGEVMQYEKATASRESFFDISGGRRSFIDAEEALELLKPLKEHEKSYTKICFSNRSFGMDAARVAEPILLSIKDQLKEVDLSDFIAGRSEEEALKVMNIFSSALEGCVLRYLNLSDNAMGEKGVNAFGSLLRSQNNLEELYLMNDGISEEAARAVSKFIPSTEKLRVLHFHNNMTGDEGAIAISEMVRRSPLLEDFRCSSTRVGSEGGIALAEALGTCTHLKKLDLRDNMFGVESGIALSKSLSAFGDLTEVYLSYLNLEDEGAEALASSLKETAPSLEVLEMAGNDITAGSAAALATCIAAKQFLTKLNLAENDLKDEGTILISQAISEGHGQLTEVDLSTNSIRRVGARVLAQAVVNKPGFKLLNINSNFISDEGIDEVKEIFKNSPDVLGPLDENDPEGEDLDEESDDEGADDKDDLESKLKGLDIKQGE; encoded by the coding sequence ATGGATTCTGCAACACAAACTTTCCACCAACGCACGGTGTCTATCAAATTATGGCCCCCGACTCAGAGCACCAGGATACTGCTTGTTGAACGAATGACCAAGAATCTCATAACTCCGTCCATTTTCTCTAGAAAGTATGGCCTGCTTAGTAAAGAAGAAGCTGAGGAGGATGCCAAGCAAATAGAAAATATAGCCTTTGCAGCTGGAGACCAACATTTTGAGAAGGAACCATATGGTGATGGAAGTTCGGCAGTTCAAATTTATGCCAAAGAATCAAGTAGGCTTATGCTGGAAGTCCTAAAAAGGGGGCCCAAAGTAAAGGAAGATGGAGAGGTGATGCAGTATGAGAAAGCTACTGCTAGTCGTGAAAGTTTCTTTGATATTTCTGGTGGTCGCCGGTCCTTTATTGATGCTGAGGAGGCTTTGGAACTGTTAAAACCATTGAAGGAACATGAAAAATCTTACACCAAGATATGTTTTAGCAATAGAAGCTTTGGTATGGATGCAGCCCGTGTTGCTGAGCCAATCTTACTGTCTATCAAAGATCAACTGAAAGAAGTAGACCTGTCAGATTTTATTGCAGGAAGGTCAGAAGAAGAAGCTCTTAAAGTCATGAACATATTCTCTTCAGCCCTGGAAGGATGTGTCTTGAGGTATCTTAACCTTTCAGACAATGCCATGGGCGAAAAGGGTGTCAATGCATTTGGGTCACTTCTGAGATCACAAAACAATTTGGAGGAGCTTTATCTGATGAATGACGGCATATCAGAAGAAGCTGCAAGAGCTGTTTCTAAGTTTATCCCATCCACTGAGAAGCTTAGGGTCCTTCATTTTCACAACAACATGACAGGAGATGAGGGGGCAATTGCTATCTCTGAAATGGTGAGGCGTTCACCTCTCTTGGAGGATTTCCGTTGTTCTTCCACAAGGGTGGGTTCTGAAGGGGGCATAGCTTTAGCTGAAGCACTTGGGACTTGTACCCATTTGAAGAAGCTTGATTTGCGTGACAACATGTTTGGAGTAGAATCCGGGATTGCTCTGAGTAAATCCCTATCTGCTTTTGGAGATCTTACTGAAGTCTACCTGAGTTATCTGAACTTAGAAGATGAAGGAGCAGAAGCACTTGCCAGTTCTCTCAAAGAGACTGCACCTTCGCTTGAAGTTCTGGAAATGGCTGGAAATGACATTACAGCTGGATCGGCTGCTGCTCTAGCAACCTGTATAGCGGCAAAACAATTCCTAACCAAGTTAAACTTGGCTGAGAACGACCTGAAAGATGAAGGTACAATTTTGATTAGCCAAGCAATTTCAGAGGGTCATGGTCAGTTAACTGAGGTTGATTTGAGCACAAATTCGATTCGAAGGGTTGGAGCAAGGGTTTTGGCGCAGGCTGTTGTGAACAAACCCGGGTTCAAGTTGCTGAACATTAATAGCAATTTCATATCCGACGAGGGGATTGATGAGGTAAAGGAAATTTTCAAGAATTCGCCAGATGTGCTGGGACCTTTGGATGAGAATGATCCCGAAGGTGAAGACCTTGACGAGGAGTCTGATGATGAAGGGGCTGATGACAAGGATGATTTGGAATCAAAGCTTAAGGGCCTTGATATTAAGCAAGGGGAATAA